One window of Tepidanaerobacter acetatoxydans Re1 genomic DNA carries:
- a CDS encoding ABC transporter substrate-binding protein: protein MLKKLIVKRGFAIVLLVIMGSSLLLGGCNNKPESYKIVHLAPLTGDASFQGQILVNAAKMAVDEINENGGINGVPIEYVTVDETSSTTTGIEAVRKAIALEPVAVIGPNRSGTILAAEDLWRQAKIPFITDGTNADTTKKGNPYTFRIQIPSTYWIPILAKTAKEHFNVTRPAVLYGNNEYSKGLWDATLPALAEYGLEPVTIQTYNDGDRDFTAQLLQIKNTGADALFLYGYEAELGLILRQRMELGMENMLVFGERGCASPAVEELAGTANIEGLVCSTTFSQGDPDPKRQEFIKKYEEKFEESLSPTHINHYDSIYILADIIGRVGGNREKIREELSKLDYEGVLAHYQADKEGNLVHTIYTQIFKDGKWQLLLTEEYPVER from the coding sequence ATGTTAAAAAAATTAATAGTAAAACGCGGTTTTGCGATTGTTTTACTGGTTATCATGGGTTCCAGTTTATTGCTAGGAGGGTGTAATAATAAACCAGAGTCATATAAAATTGTACATTTGGCACCTCTTACAGGTGATGCATCGTTTCAAGGTCAAATTTTGGTAAATGCGGCTAAAATGGCAGTGGATGAAATAAATGAGAATGGCGGAATTAATGGTGTTCCAATAGAATATGTAACGGTTGATGAAACTTCAAGCACAACAACAGGGATTGAAGCAGTTCGTAAGGCTATTGCTTTAGAACCTGTAGCTGTTATAGGGCCTAACCGTTCAGGGACTATTCTTGCAGCAGAAGATTTATGGAGACAAGCTAAAATACCGTTTATTACAGATGGAACAAATGCCGATACCACTAAAAAAGGCAATCCTTATACCTTCCGAATCCAAATCCCATCAACCTATTGGATTCCGATTTTAGCTAAGACAGCTAAAGAACATTTCAATGTAACAAGACCTGCTGTCTTATACGGTAACAATGAGTATTCCAAAGGCCTTTGGGATGCTACCTTACCTGCGCTTGCGGAATACGGGCTTGAGCCGGTTACTATTCAAACATATAATGACGGTGACCGAGATTTTACGGCTCAACTCCTACAAATTAAGAATACCGGTGCAGACGCCTTGTTTCTATATGGTTATGAAGCAGAGCTTGGGCTAATTTTAAGACAACGGATGGAGCTAGGAATGGAAAATATGCTTGTATTTGGAGAACGCGGTTGTGCTTCTCCGGCTGTAGAGGAATTGGCAGGAACAGCTAATATTGAAGGATTAGTATGTAGCACAACATTTTCACAAGGAGATCCAGATCCTAAGCGTCAGGAGTTTATTAAGAAGTATGAGGAAAAATTTGAGGAGTCGCTTTCGCCAACTCATATTAACCATTATGATTCAATTTATATCTTGGCAGATATAATAGGCCGCGTTGGCGGAAATCGGGAAAAGATACGTGAAGAACTCTCAAAGCTTGATTATGAAGGTGTTCTTGCTCATTACCAAGCGGACAAGGAAGGCAATTTAGTTCATACAATTTACACCCAGATATTTAAGGATGGAAAATGGCAGTTGCTTTTAACAGAGGAGTATCCTGTAGAGCGCTAG
- a CDS encoding branched-chain amino acid ABC transporter permease, producing the protein MSKLIELLRKHVLLVIGIILLIAPHITSQYEFYVVQRGVQNAIHVVGLLILTGYGGMLSMGSAALLAVGAYAYGILLVKFGLSPWLGMILATALTTIIGTGLAFPSFKLSGPFLVITTIGFGEIVRILLLNLEPITGGAYGLSGFAKLFPNVQWVYYFMVITLIFVIIGTERIGRSRLGLALKAIRQDEVVAESMGIDVRRAKLVAFSLSAMLAGLSGVFLANLTGYMSPDSFTSAESTTYLLMVVMGGMQSVIGTVISAIILTGLPEVLRFLSSSRLLVYSLILLIYLRLNWVKSDNAFLKLLKSITKRFGMYTSSTEPGNRS; encoded by the coding sequence ATGTCAAAACTTATAGAGCTGCTGCGCAAGCATGTGCTATTAGTAATTGGAATAATTCTACTAATAGCACCACACATAACATCTCAATATGAATTCTATGTAGTACAACGGGGTGTGCAAAATGCAATACATGTGGTTGGCTTATTAATTCTAACCGGTTATGGCGGAATGTTATCAATGGGCAGTGCTGCACTTTTAGCTGTAGGTGCTTACGCCTATGGTATTCTTCTTGTTAAGTTTGGTTTATCTCCGTGGCTGGGGATGATATTAGCTACTGCTTTAACTACTATTATAGGGACAGGTTTAGCCTTTCCTTCTTTTAAGCTTTCAGGACCATTTCTAGTCATTACTACGATAGGTTTTGGCGAAATAGTACGCATCTTACTTCTCAATCTTGAGCCGATTACAGGAGGGGCATACGGATTATCTGGGTTTGCGAAACTGTTTCCCAACGTACAATGGGTTTATTACTTTATGGTTATTACATTAATATTTGTTATAATTGGAACGGAAAGAATAGGCAGATCTCGATTGGGCTTAGCATTAAAAGCAATTCGCCAAGATGAAGTTGTTGCCGAATCTATGGGAATTGATGTAAGACGCGCAAAGCTTGTTGCCTTCAGTTTATCCGCGATGTTAGCCGGTTTATCAGGGGTTTTCTTAGCCAATCTAACTGGGTACATGAGTCCGGACTCTTTTACATCGGCTGAGAGTACCACTTATTTATTGATGGTAGTAATGGGCGGTATGCAAAGTGTAATAGGAACCGTAATATCTGCGATTATACTTACTGGACTGCCTGAAGTTTTGAGGTTTTTATCTAGTAGTCGTTTGTTAGTTTATTCACTAATTTTATTAATCTACCTTCGATTAAACTGGGTGAAATCCGACAATGCATTTCTCAAATTACTTAAAAGTATAACAAAAAGGTTTGGAATGTACACAAGCTCGACTGAACCAGGGAATAGGAGTTGA
- a CDS encoding ABC transporter ATP-binding protein, which yields MLKIYELTVAYSTVPVLHGIDLEVPQNKIVALLGANGAGKSTILKSISGLIKPISGRIEFCGQSIAGLRPDEIVKLGVAHVPEGRLVFPGLTVADNLKIGTYSRKYSKNKLKANMEKAYELFPRLAERRNQLAGTMSGGEQQMLAIARAIMSEPRLLMLDEPSLGLAPVIVDLIMDKIKEINEQGTTILLIEQNAELALAISDYAYVMSVGELVLSGESREVAKDKSMLDAYLGGEK from the coding sequence TTGCTCAAAATTTATGAACTTACAGTGGCTTATTCTACAGTTCCGGTATTACACGGAATTGATCTTGAAGTTCCGCAAAACAAGATTGTCGCTTTGCTTGGGGCAAATGGTGCAGGTAAATCCACAATTTTAAAGTCAATATCAGGCTTGATTAAACCTATATCTGGTCGAATTGAATTTTGCGGACAATCTATAGCAGGTCTACGCCCGGATGAAATCGTAAAACTAGGAGTAGCACATGTTCCGGAAGGTCGTCTGGTATTTCCTGGTTTAACTGTAGCAGATAACTTAAAAATTGGAACATATTCCCGTAAATACTCGAAAAACAAGCTAAAAGCTAATATGGAAAAAGCCTATGAGCTATTTCCCAGGCTAGCTGAACGTCGCAATCAATTAGCAGGTACAATGTCTGGTGGAGAACAGCAGATGCTAGCTATAGCAAGAGCGATCATGTCGGAACCCAGGCTTTTGATGTTAGATGAGCCATCCTTGGGTCTTGCACCGGTGATTGTGGATTTGATAATGGATAAGATTAAAGAAATAAATGAACAGGGTACTACAATACTGCTTATTGAACAAAATGCGGAGCTTGCACTTGCTATATCTGATTACGCCTATGTAATGAGCGTCGGAGAGTTAGTGCTATCTGGCGAAAGCCGCGAAGTTGCTAAAGATAAATCTATGCTTGACGCGTATCTTGGCGGTGAAAAATAG
- a CDS encoding ABC transporter ATP-binding protein — MNAEKNDDNLVLKAECITKRFGGLVAVDKLNINVYDGQICALIGPNGSGKTTAINLITGIYNVDEGIIEFLGQPIQGLMPHSISWMGIARTFQNIRILGSQTVFENALLGKGYGNGGASIIHTVLNSASYRREVVASTKEVDEVLDFVGLSDLSNEKACNLPYGKQRILEIARALITKPKLLLLDEPAAGLNSQEIQDLTELVKKINKQGISILLIEHRMEVVGKLADWVFVINHGSKIAEGTFDVIKKNPVVIEAYLGRGGR, encoded by the coding sequence ATGAACGCCGAAAAAAATGATGATAATTTAGTACTAAAAGCTGAATGTATTACTAAGCGTTTTGGTGGACTAGTAGCGGTAGACAAGCTAAATATAAACGTTTATGACGGCCAGATTTGTGCATTAATCGGTCCTAATGGGTCGGGAAAAACTACAGCAATCAACCTTATTACTGGTATTTACAATGTTGACGAAGGAATTATCGAATTTCTAGGACAGCCGATACAAGGCCTCATGCCGCACTCTATTTCTTGGATGGGAATAGCCCGCACCTTCCAAAATATACGAATTTTAGGCTCGCAAACGGTATTTGAAAATGCATTACTAGGTAAAGGCTATGGTAATGGTGGTGCGAGTATTATTCATACTGTTTTGAACTCAGCTTCATATCGCAGGGAGGTTGTTGCTAGTACAAAAGAAGTAGATGAAGTCTTAGACTTTGTGGGACTAAGCGATTTGAGCAATGAGAAAGCGTGCAATCTCCCGTATGGCAAACAGCGAATTCTTGAAATTGCAAGGGCGCTTATTACTAAACCAAAACTACTTTTACTTGATGAACCAGCAGCTGGACTAAATTCCCAAGAAATACAAGATTTGACGGAATTAGTTAAAAAAATTAATAAGCAGGGCATCTCAATTCTGCTTATAGAGCACCGCATGGAAGTTGTAGGTAAACTTGCGGACTGGGTATTCGTTATTAATCACGGTAGCAAAATTGCCGAAGGTACCTTTGATGTTATTAAAAAGAATCCGGTCGTAATTGAGGCTTACCTAGGCAGAGGAGGTCGCTAA
- a CDS encoding Gfo/Idh/MocA family protein, whose protein sequence is MKKIKIGLVGAGFVSHIHMDAYNQVIGIPIEVLGVFSRTKEKAECFAKQYGIVRVYDDYQQMLNDKDIDIVDICAPNIHHRQLCIDAAKAGKHIVCEKPLTGAFGEGFKGNVDQTGHIPKLHMYKEAMDNANAILAEAKRNNVKICYAEDFIYAPPVAKAKRLLKQSEGAILEIRSEESHSGSHAAYSRHWNLAGGGSLLRLGSHPLGLVIHLKHFEGNLRQGKPIHVKSVVADVGNLTRTETFKNLSARWIVDEWKDVEDWATVIITFEDGTKALVKSNDTTLGGVVNTLDVYTTNCVIKCNMASNDSVKAYAPANEIFGNEYISEKIETKAGWTFPSPDEDWMRGYPQEMQDFAEAVYYDREPISNGELGRQVVQVIYAAYLSAEQGRRIDLEELDASINDSKGSKKINI, encoded by the coding sequence ATGAAGAAGATTAAGATTGGTCTTGTGGGAGCGGGATTTGTATCTCACATACACATGGACGCATATAATCAAGTAATTGGGATTCCTATTGAGGTGTTAGGTGTTTTCTCGCGAACGAAAGAGAAAGCGGAATGTTTTGCAAAACAATATGGGATAGTTCGGGTCTATGATGACTATCAGCAGATGCTCAATGATAAAGACATTGACATAGTGGATATATGTGCCCCGAATATACATCACAGACAACTGTGCATTGATGCTGCAAAGGCAGGAAAGCATATTGTATGTGAAAAACCTTTGACAGGTGCTTTCGGGGAAGGTTTTAAAGGTAATGTGGACCAAACAGGGCATATTCCAAAACTGCATATGTACAAAGAGGCCATGGATAATGCCAATGCTATTCTGGCTGAAGCCAAACGCAATAATGTGAAGATCTGTTATGCTGAAGACTTTATCTATGCACCGCCGGTTGCAAAAGCAAAGCGGCTTTTGAAACAAAGTGAAGGTGCAATTCTTGAGATTAGGTCTGAAGAAAGTCACAGCGGTTCTCATGCAGCCTATTCGAGGCATTGGAATCTTGCGGGGGGTGGATCTCTGCTGAGGCTGGGTTCACATCCTTTGGGTTTAGTTATACATCTTAAACACTTTGAGGGCAACCTAAGGCAAGGAAAGCCCATTCATGTAAAATCAGTAGTAGCAGATGTAGGCAACCTTACACGTACAGAAACTTTTAAAAACTTGTCCGCTCGATGGATTGTAGATGAATGGAAAGATGTAGAAGACTGGGCTACTGTAATTATTACTTTTGAGGACGGTACTAAGGCATTGGTAAAGTCTAATGATACAACATTAGGCGGCGTTGTAAATACACTTGATGTTTATACTACGAATTGTGTGATTAAATGCAACATGGCATCTAATGATTCGGTTAAAGCATATGCACCTGCAAATGAAATATTTGGTAATGAATATATTTCAGAAAAGATAGAAACAAAGGCAGGTTGGACTTTCCCGTCACCGGATGAAGATTGGATGCGCGGTTATCCTCAGGAGATGCAAGACTTTGCAGAGGCGGTTTATTACGATCGTGAACCTATTTCCAATGGTGAGCTTGGTCGGCAGGTTGTTCAGGTTATTTATGCGGCGTATCTAAGCGCAGAACAGGGCCGGCGAATAGATTTAGAAGAACTGGATGCAAGCATCAATGATTCCAAAGGGAGTAAAAAAATTAATATATAG
- a CDS encoding branched-chain amino acid ABC transporter permease, protein MTIATLFQLILNGLAMGVIYSLPALGISLIWNASGLFNFAQGDLLTLGGYLMLSIFGALKIPYIPAFVTVIVIMGLLGYILSQIYFYPMLEQGVNPQIILIGTIALSVFIRNLILVIWGSTPKTYANPFGSKVMQIGKLYLMPHVIGIVIIVTLLLILLQYFLRGTMIGTAMRAVAQNQTASWLMGIRNDRMIALTFLLSTAIAAVSGVLISPIIPLTPSMGGIIAVKAMSAVVIGGLGSFTGALVGGIVVGVAETIFATLVDPAYRDVFTFVVLVIFLLFRPGGIFRAQISEKV, encoded by the coding sequence TTGACAATTGCTACCTTATTTCAGCTTATTTTAAATGGTCTTGCTATGGGCGTTATTTACTCTTTACCAGCATTAGGCATATCCTTAATCTGGAACGCTTCAGGCTTGTTTAATTTTGCTCAAGGTGATTTGCTTACACTTGGCGGTTATCTCATGCTCTCGATTTTTGGTGCATTGAAAATACCATATATTCCTGCTTTTGTTACTGTTATAGTCATAATGGGACTGTTGGGATATATTCTGAGTCAAATCTACTTTTATCCTATGCTAGAGCAGGGAGTGAATCCACAGATCATTCTTATTGGTACGATAGCTCTTTCAGTGTTTATCCGTAATCTAATTCTGGTTATCTGGGGGTCGACGCCTAAGACCTATGCTAATCCCTTCGGTTCTAAAGTTATGCAGATTGGCAAATTATATTTGATGCCACATGTAATAGGGATTGTTATTATAGTAACTTTACTTCTCATATTACTGCAATATTTTCTTCGAGGAACAATGATTGGAACTGCTATGAGAGCTGTGGCACAGAACCAAACTGCATCTTGGTTAATGGGAATCAGGAATGATCGTATGATTGCATTAACTTTTCTGTTGAGTACGGCAATAGCTGCTGTTTCTGGAGTATTAATTTCTCCAATTATTCCACTAACTCCATCGATGGGGGGAATAATTGCGGTAAAAGCTATGTCTGCTGTAGTTATTGGTGGTCTTGGCAGCTTTACCGGAGCCTTAGTAGGGGGCATAGTAGTTGGCGTTGCAGAGACAATTTTTGCGACATTAGTTGATCCGGCATACCGCGATGTATTCACATTTGTTGTGCTTGTGATATTCCTCCTTTTTAGGCCGGGAGGAATCTTTAGAGCTCAAATTTCCGAGAAGGTTTAG
- a CDS encoding SDR family NAD(P)-dependent oxidoreductase: MLVLILLGGEAVFVPGDVSDVKSAESIIEKGIEAFGKIDILVNNAGVVIPGNLESTSEEEFDLTMDINVKGTFFMSKFVLPHMKKQGGGVIVNMGSVAALKGHVDRAAYCASKGAVVALSRAMAADYVKDNIRVNVVCPGTTYTPAIKEKIATAEDPAAMEATFIGRQPMGRLGRVEEIAHAVLFAASDEAAYMTGSIIVIDGGMTM; this comes from the coding sequence ATTTTAGTCTTAATACTACTTGGAGGTGAAGCTGTTTTTGTTCCAGGGGATGTATCAGATGTAAAATCTGCAGAAAGCATCATTGAAAAGGGAATAGAGGCTTTTGGAAAGATAGATATATTGGTTAACAATGCAGGCGTTGTGATACCGGGGAATTTGGAAAGCACGTCTGAAGAAGAGTTTGATTTAACTATGGATATAAATGTAAAAGGAACTTTTTTCATGTCTAAATTTGTATTGCCTCATATGAAGAAACAAGGCGGCGGCGTAATAGTCAATATGGGTTCGGTTGCAGCACTTAAAGGTCATGTGGATAGAGCAGCATATTGTGCATCAAAAGGAGCTGTTGTTGCATTATCTAGGGCTATGGCTGCAGATTATGTAAAAGATAATATTCGTGTTAATGTAGTTTGCCCGGGTACTACTTATACTCCTGCCATTAAAGAAAAAATTGCTACAGCCGAAGATCCTGCCGCAATGGAAGCGACTTTTATAGGGAGGCAACCTATGGGCAGACTTGGTCGCGTAGAGGAAATAGCTCATGCTGTATTGTTTGCTGCAAGCGATGAAGCTGCTTATATGACAGGTAGTATCATAGTTATTGATGGCGGCATGACTATGTAA
- a CDS encoding M24 family metallopeptidase translates to MSWTKAEFETKLFRIRTLMDRKDIKVLSISDAINFLWLTGGRPYIGITSPKACAEILITQDNVYLLSNNIEAQRLIQEELNGLPIEVVEFPWWEPKGRQTSLDEISRGKKVFIDTDLGEELTQLRWDLLPEEQKRYMETGICASKILEKVAFSVKPGDTEIEVSRMIKKISAEYDFYPFVNLVASDERAYKYRHPLPTEKPIEKYVLLAVSGHKYGLMTSLTRLVCFGEIPEDLRERHQAVLKVDVAFIDATKPGRKVKDIFEEGKKAYKEVGFGNEWHYHHQGGMAGYNSREFRATSYSDVTVAVNQAYAWNPSIAGTKSEDTILITEDGAEIITKTLEYPLTEIEFRGVSMLRPDILVR, encoded by the coding sequence ATGAGTTGGACTAAAGCGGAATTTGAAACGAAACTGTTTAGGATACGTACATTAATGGACAGAAAAGATATTAAAGTTTTATCTATCAGTGATGCCATCAATTTTCTATGGCTTACAGGGGGGAGGCCTTATATTGGAATTACCTCACCCAAGGCATGCGCAGAAATATTAATTACTCAAGATAATGTTTATTTACTTTCAAATAATATAGAGGCGCAAAGGCTAATACAAGAAGAACTGAATGGTCTTCCTATAGAAGTGGTGGAATTTCCTTGGTGGGAACCCAAGGGACGTCAAACGTCATTGGACGAAATTTCAAGAGGGAAAAAGGTGTTTATTGATACCGACTTAGGGGAAGAATTAACGCAATTACGGTGGGATCTGCTTCCCGAAGAGCAGAAAAGATATATGGAAACAGGAATTTGTGCATCGAAAATCCTTGAGAAGGTGGCTTTTAGTGTAAAGCCTGGTGACACTGAAATAGAAGTTTCTAGAATGATCAAAAAAATTTCGGCGGAATATGATTTTTACCCGTTTGTAAATCTTGTAGCTTCTGATGAAAGAGCTTATAAATATAGACATCCGTTACCAACGGAAAAGCCAATAGAAAAATATGTTCTTCTTGCAGTTTCCGGTCATAAATACGGTCTGATGACTTCTCTGACACGTTTAGTTTGTTTTGGGGAAATTCCCGAAGATTTAAGAGAACGCCATCAAGCGGTACTAAAAGTTGATGTTGCTTTTATAGATGCAACAAAACCAGGACGCAAAGTAAAAGATATATTCGAAGAAGGTAAAAAAGCCTACAAAGAAGTAGGATTTGGTAATGAATGGCATTATCATCATCAGGGAGGAATGGCTGGATACAATTCTAGAGAGTTTAGAGCTACTTCTTATAGTGATGTAACAGTAGCCGTAAATCAAGCTTATGCATGGAATCCGAGTATTGCAGGAACAAAATCAGAGGATACGATTCTAATAACTGAAGACGGTGCTGAAATTATAACTAAAACGCTCGAATACCCCTTAACAGAAATTGAGTTTAGAGGAGTTTCTATGCTCAGGCCAGATATTTTAGTAAGGTGA
- a CDS encoding zinc-dependent alcohol dehydrogenase — MKAAVKNDDSKRLVIMDVPIPEPKPYEALVKVKTIGLCGTDVAIRNNTFMGRHGRVKTPIIPGHELCGEVVAVGSQVRKVKVGDRVTSSAIRGCGQCYACRTGVLNRCRKWEHIGIDLPGSFAEYVAIDEDILFQVPDFVSDDHAAILEPATTAARAVRTNKITPGSFIVMFGPGSFGLLIMQTMLATSPVRLVMVGLSSDSERLKLALELGATDVIQSDIEDPIEKINEMTGGKGADVVVEATGNTEAVTQAIEVAAAGGLILMGGSGFGGKEVSFKPWNVVRDEKQLKGLQGFEWADYLLALDLYASGKLKLAPMISKKQPLDEVNEACELVEAKKALKIILIP, encoded by the coding sequence ATGAAGGCAGCTGTAAAGAATGATGACTCTAAAAGGTTAGTAATAATGGATGTTCCCATTCCGGAACCCAAGCCGTATGAAGCATTGGTAAAGGTAAAAACAATAGGATTATGTGGGACTGATGTTGCTATTAGAAATAATACATTTATGGGGCGACATGGTAGAGTAAAAACCCCAATAATCCCCGGGCATGAACTATGCGGTGAGGTCGTTGCTGTTGGCTCGCAAGTGCGTAAAGTAAAAGTCGGAGATCGTGTTACATCAAGTGCAATTCGTGGTTGCGGACAATGTTATGCTTGTCGTACGGGAGTATTGAATAGGTGTCGCAAATGGGAGCATATAGGTATAGACTTACCCGGGAGTTTTGCAGAATATGTGGCTATAGATGAAGATATTTTGTTTCAAGTACCCGATTTTGTTTCTGATGACCATGCTGCGATTTTAGAACCTGCTACTACCGCTGCAAGAGCAGTTAGGACAAATAAGATTACGCCGGGCAGCTTTATTGTAATGTTTGGTCCAGGGTCATTTGGTCTGCTTATTATGCAAACAATGCTTGCAACTTCACCTGTGCGCTTAGTAATGGTTGGTTTAAGTTCTGATAGCGAACGATTAAAGCTTGCGTTGGAGTTGGGTGCTACTGATGTAATTCAAAGCGATATTGAAGATCCTATTGAAAAAATAAATGAAATGACCGGTGGAAAGGGTGCTGATGTAGTTGTTGAAGCTACAGGAAACACCGAAGCTGTAACCCAGGCAATAGAGGTTGCTGCGGCAGGCGGACTGATTCTCATGGGTGGAAGCGGCTTTGGCGGTAAAGAGGTCAGTTTTAAACCATGGAATGTTGTACGTGATGAGAAACAGCTGAAGGGTCTGCAGGGATTTGAATGGGCTGATTATTTATTAGCATTGGATTTGTATGCTTCAGGCAAATTAAAGCTAGCACCCATGATTAGCAAAAAACAACCATTAGATGAGGTTAATGAGGCATGTGAGCTGGTAGAGGCTAAAAAAGCTTTGAAGATTATATTAATTCCATGA